One genomic region from Alteromonas pelagimontana encodes:
- the rpoC gene encoding DNA-directed RNA polymerase subunit beta', translated as MKDLLKFLKQQNKTEEFDNIRIGLASPDMIRSWSFGEVKKPETINYRTFKPERDGLFCARIFGPVKDYECLCGKYKRLKHRGVICEKCGVEVTLTKVRRERMGHIELASPVAHIWFLKSLPSRIGLMLDMTLRDIERVLYFESFVVTEPGMTTLERSQLLTEEEYLDALEENGDEFEAKMGAEAVFDLLKALDVEADVAAMREELPSINSETKRKKITKRLKLLESFQQSGNKPEWMILTVLPVLPPDLRPLVPLDGGRFATSDLNDLYRRVINRNNRLKRLLDLAAPDIIVRNEKRMLQEAVDALLDNGRRGRAITGSNKRPLKSLADMIKGKQGRFRQNLLGKRVDYSGRSVITVGPTLRLHQCGLPKKMALELFKPFIYGKLEGRGLATTIKAAKKLVEREAPEVWDVLDEVIREHPVLLNRAPTLHRLGIQAFEPTLIEGKAIQLHPLVCAAYNADFDGDQMAVHVPLTIEAQLEARALMMSTNNILSPANGEPIIVPSQDVVLGLYYLTRDKVNGKGEGMVFTSPHEAEKAYRTDNAELHARVKVRIAEYDVAEDGTKTERVTLTETTVGRAIFSLILPKGLPFSIINQAMGKKQISRLLNACYRTLGLKDTVIAADQIMYTGFHYAMIAGASVGIDDMVIPEAKKEIIDAAEAEVIEIQEQFQSGLVTAGERYNKVIDIWSNANEKVAKAMMDNLKTDIVINAKGEEEEQSSFNSVYMMADSGARGSAAQIRQLAGMRGLMAKPDGSIIETPITANFREGLNVLQYFISTHGARKGLADTALKTANSGYLTRRLVDVAQDLVITNSDCGTFEGVKMSPLIEGGDVVEPLRERVLGRVVAEDVLKPGSTEVLIARNVLLDEALVDELEANSIDQIMVRSVITCDNDFGVCANCYGRDLARGHMVAKGESVGVIAAQSIGEPGTQLTMRTFHIGGAASRASAENSVQVKTSGSLKLHNAKFVRNVDNKVVIVSRSTELTMIDSHGREKERYKVPYGAILSVDDGAEVNAGDIVANWDPHSHPIITERAAKLSFSDVDDSNTEMQQDELTGLTRIVVKDLSKVNAKEPKLILESEEFGLQEIRLPSYTTIEAADGKQVSEGDVLARIPQESSKTRDITGGLPRVADLFEARKPKEPAILAEISGSIGFGKETKGKKRLVITPKEGDAYEEMIPKWRQLNVFEGEYVEKGEVIADGPESPHDILRLRGISAVSNYIVNEVQEVYRLQGVKINDKHIEVVIRQMLRKCLITYPGDSQFLEGEQVEVSAVKIANRELEKAGKLGAGYETQLLGITKASLSTESFISAASFQETTRVLTEAAVQGKEDDLRGLKENVIVGRLIPAGTGFAYHERRMQKRLEAIEEMSVSAAEAEQALTEALNAEVSGESSSDE; from the coding sequence GTGAAAGACTTATTAAAGTTTCTAAAGCAACAAAACAAGACTGAAGAGTTCGATAACATTCGAATTGGTCTTGCTTCACCAGACATGATTCGTTCGTGGTCTTTTGGTGAGGTGAAAAAGCCAGAAACAATTAACTACCGTACCTTCAAGCCAGAGCGTGATGGGTTATTCTGTGCGCGTATCTTCGGCCCGGTGAAAGACTACGAGTGCTTGTGCGGTAAGTACAAGCGCTTGAAGCACCGTGGTGTAATCTGTGAGAAGTGCGGCGTTGAAGTAACGCTGACGAAAGTTCGTCGTGAGCGTATGGGTCACATTGAGCTGGCAAGTCCAGTAGCACATATCTGGTTCCTTAAATCATTGCCATCTCGCATTGGTTTGATGCTGGATATGACACTGCGCGATATCGAACGGGTATTATATTTCGAGTCGTTTGTAGTTACAGAGCCAGGAATGACCACGCTTGAGCGTAGCCAGTTATTGACTGAAGAAGAATATCTGGATGCGTTGGAAGAAAACGGTGATGAGTTTGAAGCAAAAATGGGTGCTGAAGCAGTTTTTGACTTGCTGAAAGCCCTTGATGTAGAAGCTGATGTCGCTGCTATGCGCGAAGAGTTACCGTCTATAAACTCTGAGACTAAGCGTAAGAAAATTACCAAGCGTTTGAAGTTGCTGGAATCATTCCAACAATCTGGTAACAAGCCAGAATGGATGATCTTAACAGTGCTGCCTGTGTTACCACCAGACTTACGTCCATTGGTACCACTTGATGGCGGCCGTTTTGCGACTTCAGATCTTAACGATTTGTACCGTCGGGTTATCAACCGTAACAACCGACTGAAACGTCTTCTGGATTTGGCAGCGCCTGATATTATCGTGCGTAACGAAAAACGTATGCTACAGGAAGCAGTAGACGCATTATTAGACAACGGTCGTCGTGGCCGTGCCATTACAGGCTCTAACAAGCGCCCGCTTAAATCTTTGGCCGATATGATCAAAGGTAAGCAAGGACGATTCCGTCAGAACCTGCTTGGTAAGCGTGTTGATTACTCCGGCCGTTCGGTTATTACTGTTGGTCCTACATTGCGTTTACACCAATGCGGTTTGCCGAAGAAAATGGCGCTTGAGTTATTTAAGCCATTTATTTACGGCAAATTGGAAGGCCGTGGTCTTGCGACGACCATCAAAGCAGCTAAAAAGTTAGTTGAACGTGAAGCACCGGAAGTATGGGACGTTCTGGACGAAGTTATTCGCGAACATCCGGTCTTACTGAACCGGGCACCGACTCTGCACAGATTGGGTATTCAGGCCTTCGAACCTACCCTAATCGAAGGTAAAGCGATTCAGTTACACCCATTGGTGTGTGCTGCGTATAACGCTGACTTCGACGGCGACCAGATGGCTGTTCACGTGCCATTGACTATTGAAGCACAGCTTGAAGCTCGTGCATTAATGATGTCAACGAACAACATTTTGTCACCAGCGAATGGTGAACCTATCATCGTACCTTCACAGGACGTTGTTTTGGGCTTGTATTACCTGACGCGCGATAAAGTAAACGGTAAAGGTGAAGGGATGGTTTTTACCAGCCCGCACGAAGCTGAAAAAGCTTATCGTACTGATAACGCAGAACTGCATGCTCGCGTAAAAGTACGAATTGCTGAATATGATGTTGCAGAAGATGGCACTAAAACAGAACGGGTCACACTGACAGAAACTACAGTTGGTCGTGCAATCTTTTCTTTGATACTGCCTAAGGGTCTGCCGTTCTCCATCATTAACCAGGCGATGGGTAAGAAGCAGATCTCAAGACTGCTAAACGCCTGTTACCGTACGTTGGGTCTAAAAGACACTGTTATTGCGGCTGACCAAATCATGTATACCGGTTTTCACTATGCGATGATCGCAGGTGCATCAGTTGGTATTGACGACATGGTTATTCCTGAAGCGAAGAAAGAAATTATCGACGCAGCTGAAGCTGAAGTTATCGAAATTCAGGAACAGTTCCAAAGCGGTTTGGTTACAGCTGGTGAGCGTTATAATAAAGTTATTGATATCTGGTCAAATGCCAACGAAAAAGTTGCCAAGGCCATGATGGATAACTTGAAAACAGACATTGTTATTAATGCGAAAGGCGAAGAAGAAGAGCAGTCCTCATTTAACTCTGTTTATATGATGGCCGACTCCGGTGCTCGTGGTAGTGCTGCCCAGATTCGTCAGCTAGCAGGTATGCGAGGTCTGATGGCGAAACCAGATGGTTCGATTATCGAAACGCCAATTACCGCTAACTTCCGTGAAGGTCTAAACGTACTTCAGTACTTTATTTCTACTCACGGTGCGCGAAAAGGTTTGGCCGATACTGCATTGAAGACAGCTAACTCCGGCTATCTGACTCGTCGTCTGGTAGATGTTGCGCAGGATCTGGTTATCACTAACAGCGACTGTGGCACCTTTGAAGGTGTTAAAATGTCTCCGCTGATTGAAGGTGGCGATGTTGTAGAACCGTTGCGTGAGCGAGTGCTGGGTCGTGTGGTTGCAGAAGATGTACTGAAACCCGGTAGCACTGAAGTTCTGATTGCACGTAACGTTCTGCTGGACGAAGCATTGGTAGATGAGCTGGAAGCGAATTCTATTGATCAAATTATGGTTCGTTCAGTGATCACCTGTGACAACGACTTTGGTGTTTGTGCTAACTGTTATGGTCGTGACCTCGCTCGTGGACACATGGTTGCTAAAGGTGAGTCTGTGGGTGTTATCGCTGCACAGTCAATCGGTGAACCAGGTACACAGCTTACCATGCGTACGTTCCACATTGGTGGTGCGGCATCGCGGGCATCGGCAGAAAACAGCGTACAGGTTAAGACCTCAGGTAGCTTAAAACTGCATAATGCAAAGTTTGTTCGCAATGTAGATAACAAGGTTGTTATCGTATCGCGTTCAACTGAACTGACGATGATTGATAGCCATGGCCGTGAGAAAGAGCGCTACAAAGTGCCTTACGGCGCAATTCTATCTGTGGATGATGGTGCAGAAGTCAATGCTGGTGATATCGTTGCCAACTGGGATCCGCATAGTCACCCGATCATCACCGAACGTGCAGCGAAACTTAGCTTCTCTGATGTTGATGATTCCAATACAGAAATGCAGCAGGACGAATTGACTGGCTTAACCCGTATTGTGGTTAAAGACTTGTCTAAGGTTAATGCTAAAGAGCCTAAACTGATCCTAGAAAGCGAAGAGTTTGGCCTTCAGGAAATTCGTTTACCTAGCTACACCACCATCGAAGCTGCTGACGGTAAGCAGGTAAGCGAAGGTGATGTACTGGCACGTATTCCACAGGAAAGCTCGAAGACGCGGGATATCACCGGTGGTCTGCCACGTGTTGCTGACCTGTTCGAAGCGCGTAAGCCTAAAGAACCTGCAATATTGGCAGAGATTTCCGGTAGCATTGGCTTTGGTAAAGAAACCAAAGGTAAGAAGCGTCTGGTGATCACGCCTAAAGAAGGTGATGCTTACGAAGAGATGATTCCTAAATGGCGTCAGCTTAACGTGTTCGAAGGTGAGTACGTTGAAAAAGGTGAAGTTATTGCAGATGGTCCTGAATCTCCACACGATATTTTACGTCTGCGTGGGATCAGCGCAGTATCTAACTATATTGTGAATGAAGTACAGGAAGTTTACCGTCTACAAGGTGTAAAAATTAACGATAAGCACATCGAAGTGGTTATCCGCCAGATGTTGCGTAAGTGTTTGATCACCTATCCAGGCGACAGTCAGTTCCTTGAAGGGGAGCAGGTTGAAGTGTCTGCAGTGAAAATTGCAAACCGAGAGCTTGAGAAGGCTGGTAAATTGGGCGCAGGCTATGAAACTCAGTTATTGGGGATCACCAAAGCGTCGCTGTCTACAGAGTCGTTCATTTCAGCAGCCTCGTTCCAGGAAACAACACGGGTTCTTACCGAAGCCGCTGTACAGGGCAAAGAAGACGATTTACGCGGCTTGAAAGAGAACGTTATTGTTGGTCGTCTGATTCCTGCCGGTACTGGATTTGCGTATCATGAACGTCGTATGCAGAAGCGCCTTGAAGCGATTGAAGAAATGTCTGTATCTGCCGCCGAAGCAGAGCAGGCGCTTACCGAAGCACTGAACGCTGAAGTAAGTGGTGAGTCGTCTTCTGACGAGTAA
- the rpsL gene encoding 30S ribosomal protein S12 — MATVNQLVRKPRRKPVEKSNVAALQACPQRRGVCTRVYTTTPKKPNSALRKVCRVRLTNGFEVSSYIGGEGHNLQEHSVVLIRGGRVKDLPGVRYHTVRGTLDCAGVNDRRQARSKYGAKRPKS, encoded by the coding sequence ATGGCAACAGTTAACCAGTTAGTGCGCAAGCCACGCAGAAAGCCCGTTGAGAAAAGCAACGTTGCTGCCCTGCAGGCGTGTCCGCAAAGACGTGGTGTATGTACTCGCGTATATACTACTACGCCAAAGAAACCAAACTCAGCACTACGTAAAGTATGTCGTGTTCGCTTAACTAACGGTTTTGAAGTTTCTTCATACATCGGTGGTGAAGGTCACAACCTGCAAGAGCACAGTGTTGTACTTATTCGTGGTGGTCGTGTTAAAGACTTACCAGGTGTTCGTTATCACACAGTTCGCGGTACTCTTGACTGCGCAGGTGTAAACGATCGTAGACAAGCCCGTTCTAAGTACGGTGCAAAGCGGCCTAAATCTTAA
- the rpsG gene encoding 30S ribosomal protein S7 yields the protein MPRRRVVGQRKILPEPKFGSTLLAKFMNVVMLDGKKSVAEKIVYGALDIVAEKTGKAHIDVFEDALDNIRPTVEVKSRRVGGSTYQVPVEVRPVRRNALGMRWMVDAARKRGEKSMAQRLAAEMLDAADNKGSAVKKREDVHRMAEANKAFAHYRW from the coding sequence ATGCCAAGAAGAAGAGTTGTAGGTCAACGTAAAATCCTACCAGAGCCAAAATTTGGTTCTACGCTGCTTGCAAAATTTATGAATGTCGTAATGCTCGACGGCAAGAAATCAGTTGCTGAAAAGATCGTTTACGGTGCGCTTGATATTGTTGCTGAAAAAACCGGCAAAGCACACATAGATGTATTTGAAGATGCACTGGACAACATTCGTCCTACTGTCGAGGTTAAATCTCGTCGTGTAGGTGGTTCCACTTATCAGGTTCCAGTAGAAGTTCGCCCGGTTCGTCGTAATGCTCTAGGTATGCGTTGGATGGTTGATGCGGCCCGTAAACGTGGCGAGAAATCCATGGCTCAACGCCTCGCAGCTGAAATGTTAGATGCAGCTGATAACAAAGGTTCTGCGGTTAAGAAGCGTGAAGACGTTCACCGTATGGCTGAAGCGAACAAAGCTTTCGCTCATTACCGCTGGTAA